One Dioscorea cayenensis subsp. rotundata cultivar TDr96_F1 chromosome 15, TDr96_F1_v2_PseudoChromosome.rev07_lg8_w22 25.fasta, whole genome shotgun sequence genomic region harbors:
- the LOC120278012 gene encoding E3 ubiquitin ligase PQT3-like isoform X2, with the protein MAIKCRFKSEIDYFVIPIEGASISVRELKDSIIKFKRLDRGKDFDVVLTNVQSNEDYDDEAALISRHMAVIVRRVPGLPRMPIVPNHVEEAHGHARGCEHDVQGPMMANHGFGHLETPPQGYVCHRCGVAGHFIHHCPTNGDPEFDNKRFTPQFRNLSPMPMSTSNGSCVLQSGVVSARPDEATHLKESGSLSSSRSVSGLPPELHCPLCKEVMKDAVFTSNCCFNSFCDKCIREHIISNLTCMCGSTNILVDSLVPNKTLRDTINRMLESASHSSGDSKSVVQDPSSVCDVQQAPPTISLPISSEDENREIFMEDVPDVKEKDNHCMLNAAVQNLEDAVKKSNVSDVTAEDVNVKETTAKENAAMTEQIHGIMLNAGQGEKKKKKGETKILQPGNAASMQWSYPAMPSDPSSHYQYWGNDALPWEMNHFVQAFSGVTPYMDYQQFQHQYSFGAQGYKLPYGPYLPQRDISELPMNKKAINQEQPVNSADNADMVEPRNSLHDKGLSSLVQTERDYFSRKPARMAWQVLSRERKHHSPHRSPHRRQIDCQSNHSAHPYNDHAEELNKRKSSAHSHILVTDSERPNWSNKKRKYQTH; encoded by the exons ATGGCTATTAAGTGTAGGTTCAAAAGCGAGATAGATTACTTCGTTATCCCCATCGAGGGGGCTTCCATATCTGTTAGAGAATTGAAGGATAGTATAATCAAATTCAAGCGTTTGGATCGTGGCAAGGATTTTGATGTTGTCCTTACCAACGTTCAGTCTAATGAAG ATTATGATGATGAAGCAGCTCTTATATCGAGACATATGGCAGTCATAGTTCGCCGCGTTCCAGGACTACCTCGGATGCCAATTGTGCCCAA cCACGTAGAAGAAGCCCATGGTCATGCCCGAGGTTGCGAGCATGATGTCCAGGGACCAATGATGGCTAATCATGGTTTTG GTCACTTGGAAACACCTCCTCAAGGCTATGTTTGCCACAGATGCGGTGTTGCTG GCCATTTTATTCATCATTGTCCTACAAATGGTGACCCAGAGTTTGACAACAAAAGGTTTACACCCCAATTTAGAAATTTAAGCCCTATGCCGATGTCAACTTCAAATGGTTCTTGTGTATTGCAAAGCGGAGTGGTTTCTGCCAGGCCTGATGA GGCTACACATCTTAAAGAATCTGGCAGTCTTTCTTCATCTCGTTCTGTTTCTGGCCTTCCACCTGAGCTGCATTGCCCATTGTGCAAGGAAGTAATGAAAGATGCTGTATTTACAAGCAACTGTTGTTTCAACAGTTTCTGTGACAAAT GCATAAGGGAGCACATAATTTCCAACTTAACATGCATGTGTGGGTCAACAAATATCTTAGTGGACAGCCTTGTGCCGAACAAAACTCTTAGAGACACCATTAATAGAATGCTAGAATCAGCAAGCCACAGTTCAGGAGATAGTAAAAGTGTGGTGCAAG ATCCCTCATCTGTGTGTGATGTACAGCAAGCACCTCCAACAATCTCTCTTCCTATTTCTTCTGAGGATGAGAACAGGGAAATTTTCATGGAGGATGTTCCTGATGTAAAAGAGAAAGACAATCACTGTATGTTGAACGCTGCGGTACAGAATTTAGAGGATGCTGTCAAAAAATCAAATGTATCTGATGTGACAGCTGAAGATGTGAATGTGAAGGAAACAACAGCAAAGGAGAATGCTGCAATGACTGAACAAATTCATGGAATAATGCTCAATGCTGGACAAG gagagaagaagaagaagaagggagagACAAAGATTCTTCAACCTGGAAATG CAGCTAGCATGCAATGGAGCTACCCTGCAATGCCATCTGACCCTTCATCCCACTATCAGTACTGGGGTAATGATGCACTGCCATGGGAAATGAATCATTTTGTGCAAGCATTCAGTGGGGTGACACCCTACATGGATTATCAGCAATTTCAACATCAATACTCGTTTGGAGCTCAAGGATATAAATTGCCATACGGACCATACCTTCCTCAGAG GGATATTTCTGAATTACCTATGAACAAGAAAGCTATAAATCAGGAGCAGCCAGTAAATAGTGCAGACAACGCCGATATGGTTGAACCTAGGAACAGCCTGCATGATAAAGG GCTGAGCTCCCTTGTCCAAACAGAGAGGGATTACTTCTCTAGAAAACCAGCGAGAATGGCATGGCAAGTCCTATCTAGAGAACGTAAACATCATTCACCGCACCGTTCGCCTCATAGAAGACAAATCGATTGTCAGTCAAATCACTCTGCCCATCCTTACAATGATCATGCGGAAGAGCTCAATAAGAGGAAAAGCAGTGCGCACTCACACATACTAGTCACAGATTCAGAGAGGCCGAACTGGAGCAACAAGAAGAGGAAGTACCAAACTCACTAG
- the LOC120278012 gene encoding E3 ubiquitin ligase PQT3-like isoform X1 gives MAIKCRFKSEIDYFVIPIEGASISVRELKDSIIKFKRLDRGKDFDVVLTNVQSNEDYDDEAALISRHMAVIVRRVPGLPRMPIVPNHVEEAHGHARGCEHDVQGPMMANHGFGHLETPPQGYVCHRCGVAGHFIHHCPTNGDPEFDNKRFTPQFRNLSPMPMSTSNGSCVLQSGVVSARPDEATHLKESGSLSSSRSVSGLPPELHCPLCKEVMKDAVFTSNCCFNSFCDKCIREHIISNLTCMCGSTNILVDSLVPNKTLRDTINRMLESASHSSGDSKSVVQDPSSVCDVQQAPPTISLPISSEDENREIFMEDVPDVKEKDNHCMLNAAVQNLEDAVKKSNVSDVTAEDVNVKETTAKENAAMTEQIHGIMLNAGQGEKKKKKGETKILQPGNVAASMQWSYPAMPSDPSSHYQYWGNDALPWEMNHFVQAFSGVTPYMDYQQFQHQYSFGAQGYKLPYGPYLPQRDISELPMNKKAINQEQPVNSADNADMVEPRNSLHDKGLSSLVQTERDYFSRKPARMAWQVLSRERKHHSPHRSPHRRQIDCQSNHSAHPYNDHAEELNKRKSSAHSHILVTDSERPNWSNKKRKYQTH, from the exons ATGGCTATTAAGTGTAGGTTCAAAAGCGAGATAGATTACTTCGTTATCCCCATCGAGGGGGCTTCCATATCTGTTAGAGAATTGAAGGATAGTATAATCAAATTCAAGCGTTTGGATCGTGGCAAGGATTTTGATGTTGTCCTTACCAACGTTCAGTCTAATGAAG ATTATGATGATGAAGCAGCTCTTATATCGAGACATATGGCAGTCATAGTTCGCCGCGTTCCAGGACTACCTCGGATGCCAATTGTGCCCAA cCACGTAGAAGAAGCCCATGGTCATGCCCGAGGTTGCGAGCATGATGTCCAGGGACCAATGATGGCTAATCATGGTTTTG GTCACTTGGAAACACCTCCTCAAGGCTATGTTTGCCACAGATGCGGTGTTGCTG GCCATTTTATTCATCATTGTCCTACAAATGGTGACCCAGAGTTTGACAACAAAAGGTTTACACCCCAATTTAGAAATTTAAGCCCTATGCCGATGTCAACTTCAAATGGTTCTTGTGTATTGCAAAGCGGAGTGGTTTCTGCCAGGCCTGATGA GGCTACACATCTTAAAGAATCTGGCAGTCTTTCTTCATCTCGTTCTGTTTCTGGCCTTCCACCTGAGCTGCATTGCCCATTGTGCAAGGAAGTAATGAAAGATGCTGTATTTACAAGCAACTGTTGTTTCAACAGTTTCTGTGACAAAT GCATAAGGGAGCACATAATTTCCAACTTAACATGCATGTGTGGGTCAACAAATATCTTAGTGGACAGCCTTGTGCCGAACAAAACTCTTAGAGACACCATTAATAGAATGCTAGAATCAGCAAGCCACAGTTCAGGAGATAGTAAAAGTGTGGTGCAAG ATCCCTCATCTGTGTGTGATGTACAGCAAGCACCTCCAACAATCTCTCTTCCTATTTCTTCTGAGGATGAGAACAGGGAAATTTTCATGGAGGATGTTCCTGATGTAAAAGAGAAAGACAATCACTGTATGTTGAACGCTGCGGTACAGAATTTAGAGGATGCTGTCAAAAAATCAAATGTATCTGATGTGACAGCTGAAGATGTGAATGTGAAGGAAACAACAGCAAAGGAGAATGCTGCAATGACTGAACAAATTCATGGAATAATGCTCAATGCTGGACAAG gagagaagaagaagaagaagggagagACAAAGATTCTTCAACCTGGAAATG TAGCAGCTAGCATGCAATGGAGCTACCCTGCAATGCCATCTGACCCTTCATCCCACTATCAGTACTGGGGTAATGATGCACTGCCATGGGAAATGAATCATTTTGTGCAAGCATTCAGTGGGGTGACACCCTACATGGATTATCAGCAATTTCAACATCAATACTCGTTTGGAGCTCAAGGATATAAATTGCCATACGGACCATACCTTCCTCAGAG GGATATTTCTGAATTACCTATGAACAAGAAAGCTATAAATCAGGAGCAGCCAGTAAATAGTGCAGACAACGCCGATATGGTTGAACCTAGGAACAGCCTGCATGATAAAGG GCTGAGCTCCCTTGTCCAAACAGAGAGGGATTACTTCTCTAGAAAACCAGCGAGAATGGCATGGCAAGTCCTATCTAGAGAACGTAAACATCATTCACCGCACCGTTCGCCTCATAGAAGACAAATCGATTGTCAGTCAAATCACTCTGCCCATCCTTACAATGATCATGCGGAAGAGCTCAATAAGAGGAAAAGCAGTGCGCACTCACACATACTAGTCACAGATTCAGAGAGGCCGAACTGGAGCAACAAGAAGAGGAAGTACCAAACTCACTAG
- the LOC120277356 gene encoding uncharacterized protein LOC120277356: MEMLVIAGQQHRNQHYGRNNSRVPNGFHSSPPRSFKGMNCRSFESSPGILPPPPAKLHSYGSLPDPKSPFSFSEPPKPRKRSTPIAIKRKQSPPKVNLFGDGFSNSELWAGPAYTNSPPPSSLPIPKFSLRQKRSISLELPNLDAEIKPHPVSKSAPSSPSGASRSHASGFFRDTASATENLRRILHLDINDD, from the coding sequence ATGGAGATGCTTGTGATTGCTGGGCAGCAGCATCGTAATCAGCACTATGGTAGAAACAACTCTAGGGTACCAAATGGGTTCCATTCCTCTCCACCGCGAAGCTTCAAAGGGATGAATTGCAGGAGCTTTGAGTCGAGTCCTGGGATTCTCCCACCCCCACCTGCCAAACTTCACTCCTATGGCAGCCTTCCAGATCCCAAATCCCCTTTCTCCTTTTCGGAACCCCCAAAACCTAGAAAAAGAAGTACCCCTATTGCCATAAAACGCAAGCAATCTCCTCCCAAAGTAAACCTCTTTGGTGATGGCTTCTCTAATTCAGAGCTCTGGGCAGGCCCTGCTTATACTAACTCACCACCTCCAAGCTCTTTGCCTATCCCGAAGTTCTCTCTGCGCCAGAAACGCAGCATTTCTCTTGAACTACCCAATCTTGATGCTGAAATAAAGCCTCACCCAGTTTCGAAGTCGGCCCCATCTTCACCTTCTGGGGCATCCCGCTCACATGCTTCTGGTTTTTTTCGTGACACTGCCTCTGCGACGGAGAATCTCCGTCGCATCCTCCACCTTGACATTAATGATGACTGA
- the LOC120278012 gene encoding E3 ubiquitin ligase PQT3-like isoform X3: MAIKCRFKSEIDYFVIPIEGASISVRELKDSIIKFKRLDRGKDFDVVLTNVQSNEDYDDEAALISRHMAVIVRRVPGLPRMPIVPNHVEEAHGHARGCEHDVQGPMMANHGFGHLETPPQGYVCHRCGVAGHFIHHCPTNGDPEFDNKRFTPQFRNLSPMPMSTSNGSCVLQSGVVSARPDEATHLKESGSLSSSRSVSGLPPELHCPLCKEVMKDAVFTSNCCFNSFCDKCIREHIISNLTCMCGSTNILVDSLVPNKTLRDTINRMLESASHSSGDSKSVVQDPSSVCDVQQAPPTISLPISSEDENREIFMEDVPDVKEKDNHCMLNAAVQNLEDAVKKSNVSDVTAEDVNVKETTAKENAAMTEQIHGIMLNAGQGEKKKKKGETKILQPGNASMQWSYPAMPSDPSSHYQYWGNDALPWEMNHFVQAFSGVTPYMDYQQFQHQYSFGAQGYKLPYGPYLPQRDISELPMNKKAINQEQPVNSADNADMVEPRNSLHDKGLSSLVQTERDYFSRKPARMAWQVLSRERKHHSPHRSPHRRQIDCQSNHSAHPYNDHAEELNKRKSSAHSHILVTDSERPNWSNKKRKYQTH; the protein is encoded by the exons ATGGCTATTAAGTGTAGGTTCAAAAGCGAGATAGATTACTTCGTTATCCCCATCGAGGGGGCTTCCATATCTGTTAGAGAATTGAAGGATAGTATAATCAAATTCAAGCGTTTGGATCGTGGCAAGGATTTTGATGTTGTCCTTACCAACGTTCAGTCTAATGAAG ATTATGATGATGAAGCAGCTCTTATATCGAGACATATGGCAGTCATAGTTCGCCGCGTTCCAGGACTACCTCGGATGCCAATTGTGCCCAA cCACGTAGAAGAAGCCCATGGTCATGCCCGAGGTTGCGAGCATGATGTCCAGGGACCAATGATGGCTAATCATGGTTTTG GTCACTTGGAAACACCTCCTCAAGGCTATGTTTGCCACAGATGCGGTGTTGCTG GCCATTTTATTCATCATTGTCCTACAAATGGTGACCCAGAGTTTGACAACAAAAGGTTTACACCCCAATTTAGAAATTTAAGCCCTATGCCGATGTCAACTTCAAATGGTTCTTGTGTATTGCAAAGCGGAGTGGTTTCTGCCAGGCCTGATGA GGCTACACATCTTAAAGAATCTGGCAGTCTTTCTTCATCTCGTTCTGTTTCTGGCCTTCCACCTGAGCTGCATTGCCCATTGTGCAAGGAAGTAATGAAAGATGCTGTATTTACAAGCAACTGTTGTTTCAACAGTTTCTGTGACAAAT GCATAAGGGAGCACATAATTTCCAACTTAACATGCATGTGTGGGTCAACAAATATCTTAGTGGACAGCCTTGTGCCGAACAAAACTCTTAGAGACACCATTAATAGAATGCTAGAATCAGCAAGCCACAGTTCAGGAGATAGTAAAAGTGTGGTGCAAG ATCCCTCATCTGTGTGTGATGTACAGCAAGCACCTCCAACAATCTCTCTTCCTATTTCTTCTGAGGATGAGAACAGGGAAATTTTCATGGAGGATGTTCCTGATGTAAAAGAGAAAGACAATCACTGTATGTTGAACGCTGCGGTACAGAATTTAGAGGATGCTGTCAAAAAATCAAATGTATCTGATGTGACAGCTGAAGATGTGAATGTGAAGGAAACAACAGCAAAGGAGAATGCTGCAATGACTGAACAAATTCATGGAATAATGCTCAATGCTGGACAAG gagagaagaagaagaagaagggagagACAAAGATTCTTCAACCTGGAAATG CTAGCATGCAATGGAGCTACCCTGCAATGCCATCTGACCCTTCATCCCACTATCAGTACTGGGGTAATGATGCACTGCCATGGGAAATGAATCATTTTGTGCAAGCATTCAGTGGGGTGACACCCTACATGGATTATCAGCAATTTCAACATCAATACTCGTTTGGAGCTCAAGGATATAAATTGCCATACGGACCATACCTTCCTCAGAG GGATATTTCTGAATTACCTATGAACAAGAAAGCTATAAATCAGGAGCAGCCAGTAAATAGTGCAGACAACGCCGATATGGTTGAACCTAGGAACAGCCTGCATGATAAAGG GCTGAGCTCCCTTGTCCAAACAGAGAGGGATTACTTCTCTAGAAAACCAGCGAGAATGGCATGGCAAGTCCTATCTAGAGAACGTAAACATCATTCACCGCACCGTTCGCCTCATAGAAGACAAATCGATTGTCAGTCAAATCACTCTGCCCATCCTTACAATGATCATGCGGAAGAGCTCAATAAGAGGAAAAGCAGTGCGCACTCACACATACTAGTCACAGATTCAGAGAGGCCGAACTGGAGCAACAAGAAGAGGAAGTACCAAACTCACTAG